In the Actinomycetota bacterium genome, one interval contains:
- a CDS encoding S8 family serine peptidase: MHLRRALLVLMTAAVLCLSGLASMAAASPAGVTAATPAELTAICEDLFAGVYETPSSEPLAVCQWDMALIDANASAWSNATGAGVTIGILDSGIDPTHPDIAPNLDLARSCSFISPGTPTADPVEVATSCDNKAAVRDLYGHGTHVASIAAAPVNGIGIAGVAPEATLVALKACTAGGFCFVDSVAAALRYAGDQRLDVVNMSLFADPYLYYCRSEAEQRAMLKELQSAARYAQQRGVLLVASAGNEADDLQHPTIDEISPDYPPDSAETRRVRNNCRVAPAELPGVVTVSATGPVGYPGYTLNIAEYSSVGMGVVDVTAPGGDYFSATDTVQDAVLGALPNTPSVLWDAFDPLEPDLPGLTVVDQGARYAFLNGTSMAAPHAAGVAALIRQVHPEWSQGAVAAALERSATPLACPVDWEPINEDDDRQRCYGSANRNSFFGAGIVNAARAAAL; this comes from the coding sequence ATGCACCTACGTCGGGCATTGCTCGTCCTCATGACGGCGGCCGTGCTCTGTCTGTCGGGGCTGGCCTCGATGGCCGCCGCATCGCCGGCCGGAGTGACCGCGGCCACACCGGCGGAGCTGACCGCCATCTGCGAAGACCTGTTCGCCGGCGTCTACGAGACCCCGAGCAGCGAACCGCTCGCCGTCTGCCAGTGGGACATGGCGCTGATCGACGCCAACGCCTCGGCCTGGTCCAATGCCACCGGTGCGGGCGTGACCATCGGCATCCTCGACAGCGGTATCGACCCGACCCATCCCGACATCGCGCCCAACCTGGATCTGGCCCGCTCCTGCTCGTTCATCAGCCCGGGCACGCCGACCGCCGATCCGGTGGAGGTGGCCACCAGCTGCGACAACAAGGCCGCGGTCCGCGACCTGTACGGCCACGGCACCCACGTGGCCTCCATCGCGGCCGCCCCCGTCAACGGCATCGGGATCGCCGGCGTGGCCCCCGAGGCGACCCTGGTCGCCCTCAAGGCCTGCACGGCCGGGGGCTTCTGCTTTGTCGACTCGGTCGCGGCCGCCCTGCGCTATGCCGGCGACCAGCGGCTGGATGTCGTGAACATGAGCCTGTTCGCCGACCCCTACCTCTACTACTGCCGCAGCGAGGCCGAGCAGCGGGCGATGCTCAAGGAGCTCCAGTCGGCCGCCCGCTACGCCCAGCAGCGCGGCGTCCTGCTGGTCGCCTCGGCCGGGAACGAGGCCGACGACCTCCAGCACCCGACGATCGACGAGATCAGCCCCGACTATCCGCCCGACAGCGCCGAGACCCGCCGGGTCCGCAACAACTGCCGGGTCGCTCCGGCCGAGCTGCCGGGCGTGGTGACGGTGTCGGCCACCGGTCCGGTCGGCTACCCCGGCTACACCCTGAACATCGCCGAGTACTCCTCGGTCGGCATGGGCGTGGTCGACGTGACCGCTCCCGGCGGCGACTACTTCTCAGCCACCGACACCGTCCAGGACGCCGTGCTCGGGGCGCTCCCGAACACGCCGTCGGTTCTCTGGGACGCCTTCGACCCGCTGGAGCCCGACCTGCCCGGCCTCACCGTGGTCGACCAGGGCGCCCGCTATGCCTTCCTGAACGGCACCTCGATGGCGGCCCCCCATGCCGCTGGGGTCGCCGCCCTGATCCGCCAGGTCCACCCGGAGTGGTCGCAGGGGGCGGTCGCGGCCGCGCTGGAACGCTCGGCCACCCCCCTCGCCTGCCCGGTCGACTGGGAGCCGATCAACGAGGACGATGACCGCCAACGCTGCTATGGCAGCGCCAACCGCAACTCCTTCTTCGGCGCCGGCATCGTGAACGCCGCCCGAGCGGCCGCGCTGTAG